The nucleotide sequence GCCTCGATGCGGACGCGACATCCGCAGCCCTCATGGCCACACGTGAGCAAGGTGCCTTCTTCGTAGTTCGCCATTTTCGTCATCCTCATCTCTCTAGGCGGGCGCTTATGGGTCCTAAGCCTATACCCGGTAGGGGTATAAGGCAAGACCGCGACGCTAGCGTGGTGGGCATGACCGACAAATCCACGTCACCCACCCCGGCACCCACCCCGCAAGACGTCGACGCCTTCCTGGACGGCACGCTCGTCGGCGACGACCCGGTGCTGTCCGCGGCGCTAGCCGCCAGCAACGCCGCCGGGCTGCCACAGATCGCGGTCTCGTTTCAGCAGGGCAAGTTCCTGTCGCTGTTGGCCGGCGCGATCCAGGCGCGCCGCATCCTGGAGATCGGCACGCTGGGTGGCTTCAGCACGATTTGGCTGGCGCGGGGCGCGGGTCCGCAGGGGCGGGTGGTGACGTTGGAGTACGAGCCCAGGCACGCCGAGGTGGCGCGGGCCAACCTGGACCGCGCGGGCGTGGGCGATCGGGTGGAGATCAAGGTGGGCGCCGCACTGGACACGTTGCCGACGGTGACCGACGGCCCGTTCGACTTGGTGTTCATCGATGCCGACAAGGACAACTATGTGGCGTACGTGGAGTGGGCGATTCGACTGGCGCGTCCCGGCGCAGTCATTGTGGCGGACAACGTCATTCGGGAAGGCCGGGTGCTCACCGCGACGTCACAGGATGTCGCGGCCAGCGCGGTGCGCGAGACGCTGCGGCTGATGGGCGCGGACCCGCGGCTGGCCGCGGCCGCGATCCAGACCGTGGGCGCCAAGCACTGGGACGGCTTCGCGCTGGCCCTGGTGCGCTAGCGTGAAGGCCTAGGACGGGCTGAGATCGTCGACCGCCCTTGCGGCAGAGGTGATTTCGCTGATCCGCCGTGCGGTTTCACCGGCGTACAGCGCGGCGCGGTCCACCCACGCATCGGGCATCTCGGCAACCGGCGCCAGTGGCGTGAAGATCGGTCGCGCCGGCGATTGCAGCCGCAGCAGGGCGCCGGCGTCCAGATATCCCAGCA is from Mycobacterium conspicuum and encodes:
- a CDS encoding O-methyltransferase, coding for MTDKSTSPTPAPTPQDVDAFLDGTLVGDDPVLSAALAASNAAGLPQIAVSFQQGKFLSLLAGAIQARRILEIGTLGGFSTIWLARGAGPQGRVVTLEYEPRHAEVARANLDRAGVGDRVEIKVGAALDTLPTVTDGPFDLVFIDADKDNYVAYVEWAIRLARPGAVIVADNVIREGRVLTATSQDVAASAVRETLRLMGADPRLAAAAIQTVGAKHWDGFALALVR
- the mymT gene encoding copper-binding metallothionein MymT, whose protein sequence is MRMTKMANYEEGTLLTCGHEGCGCRVRIEAACHCSGSGEPYRCTCGDELVPVQ